From Halotia branconii CENA392, the proteins below share one genomic window:
- a CDS encoding ABC transporter ATP-binding protein yields MAKVHLEDIKRKFNNVTAIEDISFEIPDGEFWVLVGPSGCGKSTILRTIAGLESATSGKLFIGDTLVNNVPARQRDVAMVFQNYALYPHMTVAQNIAFGLEMRKVDSKIIQERVANVARSLALEHLLDRKPKQLSGGQQQRVALGRAIAREPQVFLLDEPLSNLDAQLRDDTRAELKQLHQELGITTIYVTHDQVEAMTLADQIVVLNRGRIQQIGAPQSVYARPANQMVATFLGSPPMNILPAIYNDHTFDVSGQSLAIPAEMTQKVHLRQGYSFDLGIRPEHITINTDSELNEQNAAILSVDVKLVEPLGRETLIRAGLPGSTIVLNVQVGGNVHPHPGDRLYLQLDLNQLFVFDPKTGDRILPQY; encoded by the coding sequence ATGGCAAAAGTTCATCTAGAAGACATCAAACGTAAATTTAACAACGTTACCGCGATTGAAGATATTAGCTTTGAAATTCCTGATGGGGAGTTTTGGGTATTAGTCGGGCCGTCGGGTTGCGGTAAATCGACAATTTTGCGAACGATCGCCGGTTTGGAAAGTGCCACCTCTGGCAAACTTTTTATTGGTGATACTCTGGTGAATAATGTTCCCGCCAGACAACGGGATGTAGCGATGGTGTTCCAGAACTACGCGCTTTATCCTCACATGACGGTAGCCCAAAACATTGCCTTTGGGTTGGAAATGCGGAAGGTTGACTCGAAGATTATTCAAGAAAGGGTAGCGAATGTAGCGCGATCGCTGGCTTTAGAACACTTATTAGATCGCAAACCCAAACAACTTTCTGGAGGGCAGCAACAACGGGTAGCATTAGGACGAGCGATCGCCCGTGAACCACAAGTTTTTCTACTTGATGAACCTTTATCTAATTTAGATGCCCAATTGCGAGATGATACCAGAGCAGAGTTGAAACAGTTACACCAAGAGTTAGGCATTACAACTATTTACGTTACCCATGATCAAGTTGAGGCGATGACCTTGGCTGATCAAATTGTAGTGCTAAATCGGGGACGCATCCAACAAATTGGCGCTCCTCAAAGTGTTTATGCGCGTCCTGCTAATCAAATGGTGGCAACTTTTTTAGGCAGTCCACCAATGAATATTCTGCCTGCAATCTATAACGATCATACTTTTGATGTTAGTGGACAGTCATTAGCAATTCCAGCAGAGATGACACAAAAGGTACATCTGCGTCAAGGATATAGTTTTGATTTAGGCATTCGTCCAGAACATATCACAATCAATACCGATTCAGAACTTAACGAGCAAAACGCCGCAATTTTATCAGTTGATGTCAAATTGGTAGAACCTTTGGGCAGAGAAACCTTGATTCGTGCGGGTTTACCTGGATCAACAATTGTGTTGAATGTGCAGGTGGGTGGAAATGTGCATCCGCATCCAGGCGATCGCCTTTATCTACAACTAGACTTAAATCAATTATTTGTATTTGATCCTAAAACTGGTGACAGAATTTTGCCTCAGTATTAG
- a CDS encoding phycobilisome degradation protein NblA: MNSTKLTLEQQFKLKILEIHIQNLNQQQAQKLLLKFVQLGMMKDNIISNYIQTQSIEP; encoded by the coding sequence ATGAACTCTACAAAACTTACCCTAGAACAGCAGTTTAAATTAAAAATTTTAGAAATACATATTCAGAACTTAAATCAACAACAAGCACAAAAATTATTACTTAAGTTTGTGCAATTAGGCATGATGAAAGACAATATAATTAGTAACTACATACAGACCCAATCAATAGAACCATAA
- a CDS encoding NYN domain-containing protein encodes MGSTTNRLSIFVDGNNMFYAQQKNGWFFDPRRVLEYFKHEQSDTTLINAFWYTGLKDPQDQRGFRDALISLGYTVRTKILKEYYDDSSGRYSQKANLDIEIVVDMFNTVDQYDRVVLFSGDGDFERAIELLRSKNTHITVVSTEGMIARELRNATDRYIDLNDIRDRIEKVEG; translated from the coding sequence ATGGGTTCTACAACGAATCGTCTGTCTATTTTTGTAGACGGAAATAATATGTTCTATGCTCAACAAAAAAATGGCTGGTTTTTTGATCCCCGGCGAGTCTTAGAATACTTCAAACACGAGCAATCAGACACAACGTTAATCAATGCATTCTGGTACACTGGCTTAAAAGACCCACAAGATCAAAGAGGTTTCAGAGATGCTCTAATTAGTTTAGGATATACAGTCAGAACTAAAATTCTTAAAGAATATTATGATGATTCATCCGGACGATATTCACAAAAAGCCAATTTAGATATTGAAATTGTTGTAGATATGTTTAATACTGTAGACCAGTATGATCGAGTAGTTTTATTCAGCGGAGATGGAGATTTTGAAAGAGCAATAGAGCTTTTAAGATCAAAGAACACACATATTACAGTGGTATCTACAGAAGGCATGATAGCCAGAGAATTGCGTAATGCTACGGATAGATATATAGATTTAAACGATATTAGAGACCGAATAGAAAAAGTAGAAGGTTAA
- the gorA gene encoding glutathione-disulfide reductase, giving the protein MTFDYDLFVIGAGPGGLAAAKKAASYGARVAVAEQEAIGGTCVNRGCVPKKLIVYAADFALRDRIVHNYGWNQCQRHFDWTIFMKSVHQHVEHINDSYCEQLQKAGIELIWERATFVDAHTLDLDGRKVTADKVLISVGGKPNKPKIPGIEYAITSREMFHLPYLPKRLVIIGGGYIGTEFSSMMHALGCDVTAIEVDEMILSGFDDDVRSGVQQSLSKRGIRFIFNNTVEKITLSEDSLLLTTTGKSQKPIAADTILVAIGYSPNTKNLGLEKAGIELDEQGAIKVDEYCCTTQENIFAVGDCINRIQLTPTAKAEGIAFANTVFGNKPQKLNYDHVPSAVFSRPEAASVGMTEAKAREKFGESVQCYRTNFQPLLYALTTEEQPNMMKLVVDSASGQVLGAHMVGEHAADIIQSLGVAIRKGITKEDLDDTIGIHPTIAEECLS; this is encoded by the coding sequence ATGACATTTGATTACGACTTGTTTGTCATTGGTGCTGGCCCTGGGGGATTGGCAGCAGCTAAAAAAGCAGCTAGCTATGGTGCGCGTGTTGCAGTTGCCGAACAAGAAGCGATTGGCGGTACTTGTGTCAATCGTGGTTGTGTTCCTAAAAAATTGATTGTTTACGCTGCTGACTTTGCTTTGCGCGATCGCATAGTCCATAATTATGGATGGAATCAGTGCCAGCGGCATTTTGATTGGACAATCTTTATGAAGTCCGTCCACCAGCATGTAGAACACATCAACGACTCTTATTGTGAGCAGTTGCAAAAAGCTGGAATTGAATTAATTTGGGAACGTGCAACTTTTGTGGATGCTCATACTTTAGATTTAGATGGTCGAAAAGTTACAGCAGACAAAGTTTTAATCTCAGTGGGAGGAAAACCCAATAAACCCAAAATTCCAGGCATAGAATACGCCATTACATCCCGTGAGATGTTTCACTTACCTTATTTGCCCAAGCGTTTGGTAATTATTGGCGGTGGTTACATTGGTACAGAATTTTCCAGCATGATGCACGCTTTAGGCTGCGATGTCACTGCGATCGAAGTAGACGAAATGATTTTATCAGGGTTTGATGATGACGTTCGCTCTGGCGTACAACAGAGTTTAAGCAAACGAGGAATTAGATTTATTTTCAATAACACTGTTGAAAAAATCACACTATCCGAAGATAGTTTGCTATTGACTACTACTGGTAAGTCTCAAAAACCGATCGCCGCAGACACGATTTTGGTTGCCATAGGTTACAGTCCCAATACCAAAAATCTCGGCTTAGAAAAAGCTGGAATAGAACTTGACGAACAAGGTGCAATTAAAGTAGATGAATACTGCTGCACCACCCAAGAAAATATTTTTGCCGTGGGCGACTGCATCAACCGTATACAATTAACCCCAACTGCCAAAGCAGAAGGTATTGCTTTTGCAAATACAGTTTTCGGTAACAAGCCGCAAAAACTGAATTATGATCATGTCCCTTCTGCTGTTTTTTCCCGTCCAGAAGCAGCGAGTGTAGGCATGACTGAGGCAAAAGCGCGAGAAAAATTTGGTGAATCTGTGCAATGCTATCGCACCAACTTCCAACCGTTGTTGTATGCATTAACTACAGAGGAGCAGCCCAACATGATGAAATTAGTAGTAGATAGCGCTTCTGGGCAAGTTCTAGGCGCTCACATGGTAGGCGAACATGCAGCAGATATCATTCAAAGTCTAGGAGTAGCAATTCGCAAGGGAATTACTAAAGAAGACTTGGATGACACTATCGGTATTCATCCCACCATAGCAGAAGAGTGTTTATCGTAA
- a CDS encoding serine/threonine-protein kinase — protein sequence MAEEPTSRLTKKHVSTANIASSKPTKVTLTASARQYKLTARLGHLFTAASAIAAALLSASGFGLVQLMENQAISAFFQLREPMIPPEKIVILAIDDQSISVPEQYYKTDPQHYAYLETLKSFPFKRAAYAEVIQKLVKAGASSVALDVIFDTPSSYGREDDRQLQAVLKKYGSKVTLGALYENFATHQGTFMQLSPPQQMFLTGSVSMGTVNFPLEVDGKVHRLASEFSKLVAEDNSLSAKIPSFDEAVLRTAQVDYPQTKGDRINFWGSAGTFETIPLWYVLDKENWDTYLQQGKIFKDKIVLIGATDKLSNDYHAVAIGQDSGRMSGVEIHANAIATLMTGKAIAQAINNLSLRGLFVLVLVGSAALLITKSKRGLTRFTYSIVIAVIWGGLSYASFIHNQLIFPTTIPMMAIAFSGLSYLGTEVAREKMRTRQLVGIFQKYKTSPVVQEIISQQYDLQDLLQQRDLALSGKILAGRYKIVKVLGSGGFSETYIAEDTQRPGNPQCVVKQLKPAHNHSKTLELARRLFHSEAQTLENLGTHNQIPQLLAYFEQDEQFYLVQEYILGHPLNHELPSGIALEEITVINIVRDLLQTLIFVHEHGVIHRDIKPTNIIRRHSDRKLVLIDFGAVKEVSTPQLDNQEQTPFTIGIGTKGYAPSEQCFGRPQYNSDIYAVGMIGIKALTGTAPHELDRDAHGEVKWRDKALVSRFFADILSQMVLDDFKQRYQTALEPLEALNKLVDSQATHLMLTVPDESPMHTLFLEDCDTPTTPWTGTKPDA from the coding sequence ATGGCAGAAGAACCTACATCTAGATTAACTAAAAAGCATGTCTCTACTGCCAATATAGCGTCAAGTAAACCAACAAAAGTAACTCTAACAGCATCAGCACGTCAATACAAACTGACAGCGCGCTTAGGTCATCTATTCACTGCTGCTTCAGCAATTGCAGCTGCATTGTTGAGTGCTTCTGGTTTTGGCTTGGTTCAATTAATGGAAAATCAGGCAATTTCTGCATTTTTTCAATTGCGCGAACCAATGATTCCACCAGAAAAGATCGTGATTTTAGCAATTGACGATCAGTCAATCTCAGTTCCCGAACAGTACTATAAAACAGATCCACAACACTATGCCTACTTAGAAACACTGAAGTCATTTCCCTTTAAACGGGCTGCATACGCCGAAGTTATTCAAAAATTGGTTAAAGCTGGTGCAAGTTCTGTTGCATTAGACGTAATTTTTGATACACCAAGTAGTTATGGTAGAGAGGACGATCGCCAGCTCCAGGCAGTGTTAAAAAAATATGGTAGTAAAGTTACATTAGGAGCGCTCTACGAAAATTTTGCCACTCATCAAGGAACATTTATGCAGTTGAGTCCACCCCAACAGATGTTTCTTACCGGGTCGGTATCTATGGGTACAGTGAATTTTCCCTTAGAAGTAGATGGTAAAGTTCACAGATTGGCTAGCGAGTTTTCTAAGTTAGTAGCTGAAGATAATAGCCTGTCAGCAAAAATTCCCTCGTTTGATGAAGCGGTGCTAAGAACAGCACAAGTTGATTATCCTCAGACAAAAGGCGATCGCATTAACTTTTGGGGGTCTGCGGGTACATTTGAAACGATTCCTCTATGGTATGTACTTGATAAAGAAAATTGGGATACTTATTTGCAACAAGGCAAGATTTTCAAAGATAAGATAGTTTTGATTGGTGCTACAGACAAGTTGAGTAATGATTATCATGCAGTAGCTATTGGTCAAGACTCTGGACGTATGTCAGGAGTGGAAATTCACGCCAATGCGATCGCAACTTTAATGACAGGTAAAGCGATCGCTCAAGCAATTAACAATTTATCTCTGCGGGGTTTATTTGTACTGGTATTGGTTGGTAGTGCAGCATTATTAATTACTAAAAGTAAACGAGGTCTCACTAGATTTACTTATAGCATTGTCATAGCAGTGATTTGGGGAGGGTTGAGCTATGCCAGCTTTATACACAATCAATTAATTTTCCCAACTACTATACCAATGATGGCGATCGCTTTTAGCGGACTGTCTTATCTGGGAACCGAAGTTGCTAGAGAAAAAATGAGAACACGCCAACTAGTAGGAATATTTCAGAAATATAAAACTTCCCCCGTTGTTCAAGAAATTATCAGCCAACAATATGATCTCCAGGACTTGCTCCAGCAAAGAGATTTAGCGTTATCAGGCAAAATACTTGCTGGACGCTACAAAATTGTTAAAGTTTTAGGTTCAGGTGGATTTAGCGAAACCTACATTGCCGAAGATACCCAACGTCCTGGAAATCCTCAATGTGTTGTCAAGCAATTAAAACCAGCTCATAATCATTCAAAAACCTTAGAACTTGCCAGACGTTTATTTCACTCAGAAGCACAAACCCTAGAAAACTTAGGAACACACAATCAAATTCCTCAACTTTTGGCTTACTTTGAACAAGATGAACAATTCTATTTAGTGCAAGAATACATACTTGGTCATCCTCTTAACCATGAACTACCATCAGGCATAGCTTTAGAAGAAATTACAGTTATTAATATTGTCCGGGATTTATTGCAAACATTAATATTTGTTCATGAACATGGTGTGATTCACCGGGATATAAAACCAACAAACATTATCCGAAGACATTCAGATCGCAAACTTGTATTAATTGACTTTGGTGCTGTCAAAGAAGTCTCCACACCACAACTAGACAATCAAGAGCAAACTCCTTTCACAATTGGCATTGGTACTAAAGGTTATGCACCAAGCGAACAATGTTTTGGGCGACCCCAATACAACAGTGATATCTATGCAGTCGGTATGATTGGTATTAAAGCCTTAACAGGTACTGCACCCCACGAATTAGATAGGGATGCTCACGGAGAGGTGAAATGGCGGGATAAAGCTCTAGTAAGTCGTTTTTTTGCTGATATTCTCAGTCAAATGGTATTGGATGATTTCAAACAACGATATCAAACTGCGTTAGAGCCTTTAGAAGCGCTTAACAAGTTAGTCGATTCTCAAGCCACTCATCTTATGCTAACAGTACCAGACGAATCGCCAATGCATACATTATTTTTAGAAGATTGTGATACTCCCACCACACCTTGGACAGGAACAAAGCCAGATGCTTGA
- a CDS encoding superoxide dismutase, translating to MAFSQPPLPFDFNALEPYGMKGETFEYHYGKHHKSYVDNLNKLTDGTELADKPLEEVIKIAFKDSSKTGIFNNAAQVWNHTFFWNCLKPAGGGTPTGKLADQINKDFGSFDKFKEEFSNAAATQFGSGWAWLIDDGGKLQVIKTPNAENPIAHDKKALLTLDVWEHAYYLDHRNARPAFIKNFLDQLVNWEFAAENYAKA from the coding sequence ATGGCATTTTCACAGCCCCCCCTACCCTTTGATTTTAATGCCCTAGAACCTTATGGCATGAAAGGCGAGACCTTTGAGTATCACTATGGTAAGCATCACAAATCTTATGTAGATAACCTCAATAAGCTTACTGATGGTACAGAACTAGCCGATAAACCGTTAGAAGAAGTGATCAAAATTGCCTTTAAAGACTCCTCCAAGACAGGAATCTTCAATAACGCTGCTCAAGTTTGGAACCACACCTTTTTCTGGAATTGTTTAAAACCTGCTGGCGGTGGTACACCCACTGGCAAACTTGCAGACCAGATTAATAAAGACTTTGGTAGCTTCGACAAATTTAAAGAAGAGTTCTCTAATGCTGCTGCAACTCAGTTTGGTAGTGGATGGGCTTGGCTGATTGATGATGGTGGTAAACTACAAGTAATCAAAACACCAAATGCAGAAAACCCCATAGCTCATGATAAAAAGGCACTCCTAACCTTAGATGTTTGGGAACACGCTTACTACCTCGACCACAGAAATGCTCGTCCAGCGTTTATCAAGAACTTCTTAGACCAGCTAGTAAATTGGGAATTTGCTGCTGAAAACTACGCTAAAGCTTAG
- the mtnA gene encoding S-methyl-5-thioribose-1-phosphate isomerase translates to MTNSPNQVYPVIWHNDSVSLIDQTRLPNEYAFVEIHRSEDMARAIKTMIVRGAPAIGVAAAYGMYLGAREIETSDRHDFLENLDKVAQLLRSTRPTAVNLFWAIGRMLKTAYETTGTVEQIKQILLQTAQDINTEDLQTCQAIGDHGLAVLPTNPRKLTILTHCNAGALATAGYGTALGIVRSAWRESRLERVFADETRPRLQGAKLTAWECVQEGIPVTVITDNMAAHCMKQNLIHAVVVGADRIAANGDTANKIGTYSVAIAAKAHNIPFFVAAPLSTIDFELSDGSQIPIEERNPEEIYQIGNTILTPSNLDFYNPAFDVTPAELITAIVTENGAFTPSDLAQSQIKQMV, encoded by the coding sequence ATGACAAATTCCCCAAACCAAGTTTATCCGGTTATTTGGCATAACGACTCAGTGTCATTAATTGACCAAACTCGTTTACCTAACGAATATGCTTTTGTAGAAATTCACCGCAGCGAAGACATGGCACGGGCAATTAAAACTATGATTGTGCGTGGCGCACCAGCAATTGGTGTGGCTGCGGCTTATGGCATGTATCTGGGAGCTAGGGAAATTGAAACAAGCGATCGCCACGATTTCTTAGAAAATTTAGATAAAGTAGCCCAGTTATTACGTTCCACTCGTCCGACGGCGGTGAATTTATTTTGGGCAATTGGCCGGATGCTCAAAACTGCCTACGAAACCACAGGGACAGTAGAACAAATTAAACAAATCCTCTTGCAAACAGCGCAAGATATCAATACTGAAGACTTGCAAACTTGTCAGGCGATCGGCGATCATGGTTTGGCAGTATTGCCTACTAATCCCCGAAAACTGACTATACTCACTCACTGCAATGCTGGAGCGCTGGCTACTGCTGGTTATGGCACTGCTTTAGGTATCGTACGTTCCGCTTGGAGAGAAAGTCGTTTAGAGCGTGTTTTTGCCGACGAAACCCGTCCTCGTTTACAAGGTGCAAAACTCACAGCTTGGGAATGTGTGCAAGAAGGTATTCCAGTTACAGTAATTACTGATAATATGGCGGCTCATTGCATGAAACAAAATTTAATTCATGCTGTAGTTGTTGGCGCTGATAGAATTGCCGCTAACGGCGACACTGCTAACAAAATCGGTACTTATAGTGTAGCGATCGCAGCTAAAGCTCATAATATCCCCTTTTTCGTTGCTGCCCCTCTTTCTACCATTGATTTTGAATTATCTGATGGTAGTCAAATACCTATTGAAGAACGAAATCCAGAAGAAATATATCAAATCGGTAATACCATCCTCACACCATCTAATTTAGATTTTTATAACCCAGCTTTTGATGTTACACCAGCTGAGTTGATTACAGCCATAGTTACAGAAAATGGAGCATTTACTCCTAGTGATTTAGCACAATCACAAATCAAACAAATGGTGTGA
- a CDS encoding bifunctional pantoate--beta-alanine ligase/(d)CMP kinase yields the protein MRLLTTVAALRCYLTKCGSKNKPKFPEGLVLDEITSWYQTAVGLVPTMGSLHQGHLSLIKRARQENSTVIVSIFINPLQFAPNEDYDRYPRTLEQDRQLCELAGVDAIFAPNPEEMGIPPKSIQESQVTQVIPPSAMITGLCGRSRLGHFQGVATIVTKLLNLVQPDRAYFGQKDGQQLAIIKRLVADLNLPVDIVACPIVREPSGLALSSRNQYLTAQEKEQATVLYRGLQQAEAAFKAGVRDSSQLIAVVEQEVARVNTVFVEYIELVEPTTLMSLEKIAEEGMIAIAARLGSTRLIDNTILRDRQPIIAIDGPAGAGKSTVARRVAAELSLVYLDTGAMYRAVTWLVLQQNIAIDDECAIAELANQCKIELTPSNDLQSPVRVWVNDIDVTQAIRTIEVTSQVSAIAAQSAVRQALVKQQQSWGKKGGLVAEGRDIGTHVFPDAEVKIFLTASVSERARRRQQDFKKQGQPEVSLEQLERDITERDWKDSTRTVSPLQKAADAIEVPTDGLSVAEIAAQIINSYQQQLTQR from the coding sequence GTGCGTCTGCTGACAACAGTTGCAGCTTTACGCTGCTATTTAACTAAATGTGGCTCTAAAAACAAGCCAAAGTTTCCAGAAGGTTTAGTACTAGATGAGATAACTAGCTGGTATCAAACGGCAGTCGGCTTAGTACCAACGATGGGAAGCTTGCATCAAGGTCATTTGAGTTTGATCAAAAGAGCGCGGCAAGAAAATTCTACGGTGATTGTTAGTATTTTCATCAATCCCCTGCAATTTGCTCCTAATGAAGATTACGATCGCTATCCTCGGACTTTAGAACAAGACCGACAACTTTGTGAACTAGCGGGAGTGGACGCAATTTTTGCACCCAATCCGGAAGAAATGGGGATTCCTCCGAAGAGTATACAAGAATCTCAAGTTACACAAGTAATCCCTCCATCTGCTATGATAACAGGCTTGTGTGGTCGTTCTCGGCTAGGCCATTTTCAGGGTGTGGCTACGATTGTGACCAAGCTTTTGAATTTAGTGCAGCCTGACCGAGCTTATTTTGGTCAAAAGGATGGTCAGCAACTAGCTATTATTAAACGGCTGGTGGCTGATTTAAATTTGCCAGTAGATATTGTTGCCTGTCCCATAGTGCGGGAACCATCAGGTCTAGCTTTAAGTTCCCGCAATCAATATTTGACTGCACAAGAAAAAGAGCAAGCAACGGTATTATATCGTGGTTTACAACAAGCTGAAGCTGCATTCAAGGCAGGTGTGCGTGACAGCAGCCAGCTAATAGCAGTGGTAGAGCAAGAAGTGGCAAGAGTCAATACTGTATTTGTGGAATATATTGAATTGGTTGAACCGACTACGTTAATGTCTTTAGAAAAAATTGCAGAGGAAGGAATGATTGCGATCGCAGCTCGTCTTGGCTCTACACGGTTGATAGATAATACCATCTTGCGCGATCGCCAACCCATCATCGCCATTGATGGGCCAGCTGGAGCCGGAAAATCTACGGTGGCTCGTCGAGTAGCGGCAGAATTGAGTCTAGTTTATCTAGATACGGGAGCGATGTACCGTGCTGTCACTTGGTTAGTATTACAACAAAATATTGCCATTGACGATGAGTGTGCGATCGCAGAACTAGCCAATCAATGTAAAATTGAACTGACTCCTAGTAATGATCTGCAATCTCCGGTGCGAGTTTGGGTTAATGATATTGATGTTACCCAAGCAATTCGCACAATTGAAGTCACATCTCAAGTATCGGCGATCGCTGCCCAAAGTGCTGTACGTCAAGCACTAGTTAAACAACAGCAAAGCTGGGGAAAAAAAGGTGGTTTAGTAGCCGAAGGCAGAGACATTGGTACTCATGTATTCCCCGATGCTGAAGTCAAAATCTTTTTAACCGCCTCTGTCAGCGAACGCGCCCGCCGCCGTCAGCAAGACTTTAAAAAACAAGGTCAGCCTGAAGTTAGTTTAGAGCAACTAGAGCGAGATATTACTGAACGCGACTGGAAAGATAGCACTCGGACAGTTTCTCCTTTGCAAAAAGCCGCAGATGCAATTGAAGTTCCAACCGATGGCTTAAGCGTGGCTGAAATTGCAGCACAAATTATTAATAGCTACCAGCAACAGTTAACTCAACGATAG
- a CDS encoding 2-isopropylmalate synthase — protein sequence MTNQPERIIIFDTTLRDGEQCPGATLNIDEKLTIAKQLARLGVDVIEAGFAFASPGDFEAVKKIAQIVGTEDGPVICSLARAIKADIEAAAKALKPAVKGRIHTFISTSDIHLEYQLRKSRTEVLAIAEEMVAYAKSFLTDVEFSPMDAVRSDPQFLYQVLERAIAAGATTVNIPDTVGYTTPSEFGAIIKGIKDNVPNIDQAIISVHGHNDLGLAVANFLETVKNGARQLECTINGIGERAGNASLEELVMALHVRRQYFNPFLGRPTDSEEPLTNIDTRQIYKTSRLVSNLTGMLVQPNKAIVGANAFAHESGIHQDGVLKNKLTYEIMDAQLIGLTDNQIVLGKHSGRNAFRTRLKELGFELSETELNKAFVKFKEVADKKKEISDWDLEAIVNDEIQQAPDLFRVELVQVSCGSNAKPTATVTLRTPAGEELTDAAIGTGPVDAVYKAINRVVNVPNQLIEFSVQSVTAGIDAIGEVTIRLRHESRVFSGHAANTDIIVASAQAYVNALNRLYASLQTTEKQQQVIAEKV from the coding sequence ATGACAAACCAACCAGAGCGAATTATCATTTTTGATACCACACTCCGAGATGGAGAGCAGTGTCCAGGAGCGACATTAAACATAGATGAAAAGCTGACGATCGCCAAGCAATTAGCACGTTTAGGTGTTGATGTAATTGAAGCAGGTTTTGCCTTTGCCAGTCCGGGAGATTTTGAAGCAGTCAAGAAAATTGCCCAAATTGTCGGCACAGAAGATGGCCCGGTAATTTGTAGTTTAGCAAGAGCTATTAAAGCAGATATTGAAGCTGCTGCAAAAGCATTAAAACCAGCGGTAAAAGGCAGGATTCACACCTTTATTTCTACTTCTGATATTCATTTAGAGTATCAACTGCGAAAGTCACGGACAGAAGTCTTAGCGATCGCCGAAGAAATGGTAGCGTACGCCAAATCTTTCTTGACAGATGTGGAATTTTCTCCAATGGATGCTGTTCGTTCTGATCCACAATTTCTTTACCAAGTATTAGAGCGAGCGATCGCTGCTGGGGCAACAACAGTTAACATCCCTGATACAGTAGGCTACACTACCCCCAGTGAATTTGGGGCAATAATTAAAGGAATTAAAGACAACGTTCCTAACATTGACCAAGCCATTATTTCTGTTCACGGACATAATGATTTAGGTTTAGCAGTTGCCAACTTCTTAGAAACAGTAAAAAATGGCGCACGGCAATTAGAATGCACCATTAATGGAATTGGAGAACGAGCAGGAAATGCATCGCTAGAAGAATTAGTTATGGCTTTGCATGTGCGGCGACAATATTTCAATCCCTTCTTAGGAAGACCAACAGATTCTGAAGAACCGCTGACAAATATCGACACCCGTCAAATTTACAAAACTTCGCGTTTAGTTTCTAATTTGACAGGAATGTTAGTGCAACCAAATAAAGCCATAGTTGGAGCCAACGCCTTTGCTCACGAGTCTGGCATTCACCAAGATGGGGTACTAAAAAATAAGCTCACCTACGAAATTATGGATGCCCAATTGATTGGCTTGACAGACAATCAAATAGTTTTAGGCAAACATTCTGGGAGGAATGCTTTCCGCACCCGCTTAAAAGAATTAGGCTTTGAACTATCAGAAACCGAATTAAATAAAGCATTTGTTAAATTTAAAGAAGTTGCTGATAAAAAGAAAGAAATTTCTGATTGGGATTTAGAAGCGATCGTTAATGATGAAATTCAGCAAGCTCCCGATTTGTTCAGAGTAGAACTGGTGCAAGTTTCCTGTGGTAGCAACGCCAAACCTACAGCCACAGTCACTCTGCGGACTCCAGCAGGCGAAGAATTAACCGATGCAGCAATAGGTACAGGCCCAGTAGACGCAGTTTATAAAGCAATCAATCGTGTAGTTAACGTACCAAATCAATTAATTGAGTTCTCTGTGCAGTCAGTAACAGCAGGGATTGATGCCATTGGGGAAGTAACTATTCGTTTACGGCATGAATCGAGAGTATTTTCTGGTCATGCAGCCAACACAGACATCATCGTTGCTTCTGCTCAAGCCTACGTTAATGCACTTAATAGATTATATGCATCCTTGCAAACAACCGAAAAGCAACAACAAGTGATTGCAGAGAAAGTCTAA